The genomic window TAGTGGATTCAACCACTCAAAAAGTGTAACGGAGTAAAAAAATCTCTCATATCCAAAGTAGTGTAATCCATTGTAACCAGGTTTCATCAGAAAGCCTTTGGATTGTAATAATCCTTTCGTGTCCTTTCGTTTCTCTCACTCCACTCTGCAATCTACTTCATCGTCGACATCTTCTTGCGCATTTCAAAGGTACAAACTTTGAATCTCTGCCCTTGTTGGCTCTCTATGTCTGGATCTGTCGATTAAagttctctatttttttctctcctatttgttatttctaccTGGGTTTCCACTTCCACTGTTACTGGTGCTAGATCTTCCACAAAGAAGTAAACTTTACCGCCTTActggatttttccaagtttgaattattattatttttagttccGTTAGGctaattttgacaaaaatcttgaatttttttgccTGAGTTCTTGTAATTCATGGGGATGTCTTCTGAAATGTgacaaaatctttgatttttttgttgagaagTTAATCTTTgtccttctttttttccgaAGATGACCTAAACTTGAGAGTACTCTAATTCAGTAGTGACTTTGTGACTGTAAGGTTAGCTTAACTCTGTTGAAAGATGGCTTCTCGGGTGGTGAGGACTAGTATGAGACTTCGAAGGAGGGATGGTGTGACTCAAAACGAACACCAGGGAGATCAACAAGTGGCTGACCAAGCTCCAACGGTGCCTCAGATTGTGGCTACTCCTCCTAGGATCAATGTGGTTgctattgaagatgatgatgatgttgttgaatCAACTGCTTCTGCTTTTGCTCAGGTCtgctctcttcttttcctttgttttccccttttttaatttaagtcATGGTTTTTATGTACAAGTTTATAGATCTGTTTTCATTCTTATTCCAGGCTAAAAACAAATCGAGAAGTGCACGCAGAGGATCACAAGTAGTTGATGTGGAGTCAGGTGAATTAACATCTTTTACTGTTCCTTTTTTGCATAGCTACCAGAATCTGAATGATGCACTTGTGGTGCAATATCATGTCTTATATAGTTGGGATTATACAGTTACGTGTTTCTTTGTTCACTGTTGTTACTGTGATGGTATGTGTACAGCTGGTGCTAATAGATCCACAAGGCGTCGCTCTGATCAAACTAGTGTTGACTCAGTTGAGCTTAACAAGCCGGTAAGAGATGTGGGTggggttttcttttcttttcttaaagttttGCTGTTTGGAGTTTGGCTCAccaagtttcattttcttgttcagAGAAAGTCCAAGGCTGTGGCTCCTCCTGTAGAGGAACCAAAATTTAGCTGTCCAATCTGTCTGTGTCCATTTACTCAGGAGGTTTCAACGAAATGTGGTCATATTTTCTGCAAAAAGTGCATAAAGAATGCGTTATCCCTCCAAGCTAAATGCCCGACATGTAGGAAAAAAATCACTGTTAAGGACCTTATCCGGGTCTTCCTTCCAACCACCAGATGAATGATACAGAAACATCACTAGTAGCCATGTAAGTCTAGCtaatgagatttgtttttttctgctGAATTCTAAA from Arabidopsis thaliana chromosome 3, partial sequence includes these protein-coding regions:
- a CDS encoding RING/U-box superfamily protein (RING/U-box superfamily protein; FUNCTIONS IN: zinc ion binding; EXPRESSED IN: 23 plant structures; EXPRESSED DURING: 13 growth stages; CONTAINS InterPro DOMAIN/s: Zinc finger, RING-type, conserved site (InterPro:IPR017907), Zinc finger, RING-type (InterPro:IPR001841), Zinc finger, C3HC4 RING-type (InterPro:IPR018957); BEST Arabidopsis thaliana protein match is: RING/U-box superfamily protein (TAIR:AT5G48655.3); Has 5775 Blast hits to 5757 proteins in 891 species: Archae - 0; Bacteria - 0; Metazoa - 3770; Fungi - 730; Plants - 578; Viruses - 31; Other Eukaryotes - 666 (source: NCBI BLink).), whose amino-acid sequence is MASRVVRTSMRLRRRDGVTQNEHQGDQQVADQAPTVPQIVATPPRINVVAIEDDDDVVESTASAFAQAKNKSRSARRGSQVVDVESAGANRSTRRRSDQTSVDSVELNKPRKSKAVAPPVEEPKFSCPICLCPFTQEVSTKCGHIFCKKCIKNALSLQAKCPTCRKKITVKDLIRVFLPTTR